CGCAATAAGAGTGATTGTTGGAAGGAATCCTACGATGCCTGCCATATCACGCAATAGAAGCGTCCTCTTCCGAATCCCCAGCGATGTAAGGTACGTTCCGATGGCTCGCAAGGGAATAGCGGCAATTGCAGAAAGCATGGGCTTCCCGAACGAAGCAGTAAAGGATATCGAATTGTCGGTTTCAGAAGCGGTTACCAATGCCGTAAGTCATGGAAGTCCCAGACAGGCAGACAACGCCGTTGTGATTATATGTGAGGTAACAGACGATGCCCTCACTATTGACATTCGCGACGAGGGCCATGGCTTCCAACCGGATTCCTGCTTGAAAAACGCAGAAAGTTTGCAGGAAAGCGGCAGGGGGTTGACGCTTATTTACAGTCTAATGGATTATGTTCAAGTTGCCAAGACTCGCAAAGGGTCGAGCGTACGAATGGTAAAGAAAAAAACATCCTCGCTTCAGAACCTGGCTACAGCAAACACCAAATGCAAACAGACATGACGACGGCATCTCCCTACTGCAGGGAATGATGCCGTCGTCTATCTGGGTATGAAGGACGTTACTGACCGCTAGCTTTTCCTCTTTCAATCAGCTCTTTGACTTTCTGACCACCTCGATGGCCAATTTCTTCATAGAACTCATGTCCATATTTCTCGCTGGTGGTCTGTCCGCCCTTGGCGCCGATTTCCTCATAAAACGGCGAGCCGTACCGTTGACTGGTAGTCTTGCCGCCCTTTTTGCCGATCTCTTCATAGAACTTATGGCCGTACTTCTCGCTGGTGGTCTCACCACCGCGTCTTCCGGCTTCACTCACTGTCATCTGCCCCTTCTTTTCACGCGCCATGAGAAGCACCTCCTTTCATTCGCTTACTATAATCTCGGACCAGCTTATCTGCTGGCACGACACCTTTTGAACTATATGGGGCTTATTATGTAAGAGCCCGGCCGAACTGCAAGTGCGGCAATCCACTTTATGCCACGTCAATTTGACGTGCCGGCCATGGCTCGCTTACCTTCTGTGATTTCACAGTTTTGCCAATTTCATGCACTCCTACTTTCCTTATACCCATTTAATTAACAAATTACTAACAAGAAGCCAATTTACTAAAAGCCAATCGTGTTAAGAAGCCAATAAAGAGATGCTCTATTCGCCAAGAGCCTTTTTACCTTCCTCAATGAGCTTCTTAACTTTTTGGCCACCCTTACGCCCTATTTCTTCATAAAATTCGTGGCCATAACGCTCAGCTGTGGTCTCGCCTCCTCTGCGGCCACCTTTCTTGCCGATCTCCTCATAAAACTCATGGCCGTGAGTTTGAGCAGTGCGTCTACCACCTCGGCGACCAGCCTCGCTAACCGTTATATCACCAACGTCTCTTTTTGCCATTTCGTTTCACCTCCTCAATTGGGAGTAAACGAATTAATTCGACTGCAAGACTTCAAGGCTATATTAAGCTAGCGAAACTTATTCCAGCCATCCCCGGGCCGGAGCGGGGATGGCTGCTTAGCTAAGCTAGCTCTCTCCAATAGCCTTTTTGCCTTCTTCAATGAGCCTCTTCACCTTCTGGCCGCCTTTATGGCCGATCTCCTCATAGAAGGGCGTCCCATATTTTACGCTGGTTGTTTCTCCGCCCTTCCTGCCAATCTCCTCGTAGAACTTGTGGCCATGAGTCTCGGCTGTGCGTTTGCCGCCTCGGCGTCCGGCCTCGCTCACACTCATTCCGCCCTTGCCTTCCTCGGCCATTTTTTCACCTCCTCCCGGAAATTCGAGAGGATATCCGTCCCGCCAGAATAGAGCCCTGGCGTGTTGCTTCTTTGCAAACTAATGAGAACCTCTATTACTTCGAGGCGGCGGCCTTCTTACCTTCCTCAATCAGCCTCTTGACTTTCTGACCGCCTTTGTGGCCGATCTCCTCATAGAACTCATGGCCGTATCTGCTGCTCGTGGTCTGGCCACCTTTGCGTCCGGCCTCGCTTACCGTCATAGCGCCTTTCTTCTCCTTGGCCATCTATCTCACCTCCTACTGTGCTCGCCGGGCAAATAGCCCGCTGCGAGTTTTTTCGATTTTTCGTTTGCCCTTGGTTTATTCTGCGGGCAAACGACATTAAAAATTGTTTTAAGATGTCAAAGCCCAAAGCTAATTGCCATAATCTTTATTACCTTTTTGACAAAATCTTTAATCTCCCAACGCCCTCCTAGTCGATATTTTTGTAAAATTTATGACATCTTGTTATCTGCCTTTCCGACTTCATTGAGTTTATTTGCCAAACATGCAAATAAACTGCGCGCATTTTATGGACTTATGTCGTCAGTCGATTTGCATCGACTTTAACCTTATTCCCTCCAGCCTTTTTATTTCGACTTCTCAATCTGGTTATAACCATTTGATAACCATGCCAAACATTGCGTACAAATAAAGGCTACGCATAATGCTGAATCCATCGTTCCATCAAGAATCGCCTTCGCAGAATCTCATGGCTGACATTTCATATTGAAGCTCATCGGTACACGCGCAGGTTGGCTTTTATCAAGCTTCCAAAGCACGTATTGAATAATTTCTGAGGCTATGTTGCATGAGGTAGTATCTGACAATCCAAACCACGACGGAGCACCATTAAGCTCCAATATTAGAGGACCATTTGGACCTTCTATTATGTCCACACCGGTATAATCAAGGCCTACAATTCGCGCAGCTGCCAAGCACATTTCCCGCATATCGTCCGTTAAATAACAGGGTTCGCATTTACCTCCCTGATACACATTTGTCTTCCACTGCCCTTCACTAGCGTATCGATACATTGCAGCGACAACCTTTTCACCAACCACAAAGGCACGTATATCTCTTCCATTGTTTGGTATGAACTCTTGAACGTAAACTGCACGATATTGCTGCAAAAAGGTCGGAAGTATTTCCATGCTGGTCTCAGGCACGACCTTTTCAACACCAATGCCATGTGAACCGTAAAGGGGCTTTATTACTGCGGTGCCAAATTTCTCTATCGCAGCCATCGCCTCATCAATTTTCTGAGTGATAATCGTGCGGGGCACAGGCAACCCTGCCTGTTTTAGGAAAAATGTCGTTTGAGCTTTGCTCTCAGCAACGGACAAACTCTCGAGGGAGTTTATGATTAGCCTGCCACTGCGCGCAATAAGCTCAAATACGTCATATTGGTAATCTACTTCGCCTTGCTGACTAAAATACCGAAGAATAAAAGCGTCAAAGCTTTCGGCAGGCTCGCCATCGAAACGTATTGAGCCGCTGTTGTCGACCTCTATCAGCGAAGATAGGGGGTCTATTGGCAAGCCCTCGGCAACATTCATTGCCGCATTGAGAAGCTCCCTACTTGCCCAATCACGCTCGAGATCTGGGGTTACGATGCCTATTCTCCGCATGAAGCGCCTTTTCTTAATTTACTTGTAAATTAAGCTCAAACTTTCAATAGCCCAGCGACGACGGTCTTTGGGGCTTTTTGGTGGGATATGTTAGTTCATTCTAGCTATACCCCAAGGCTAGTGAGGGTAAACTATGCGGAGAATTCCCTATCAAATCGGTACATTCAAAAATCAACCAGTTGCATGTCAATAGAGATGGAAGACTTCTTGAATGCCCTGGCGGATGAACTGAACTGCAATCGCAGCAAGGAGCATTCCCATTATCTTGGCGATAACATCTGAGCCTGTCTTGCCGAGAATTCGGTAAAGAAAGCTTACATATCTGAATATTAGGAAAGTAACAGCAAATGAGGATATAACAGCTGCGACTGTTATCCAAAGGCCATAGAGTCCTATCAATACAATTGTTGTGGTTATCGCGCCAGGACCTACTAATAATGGCACTGCTAATGGGACTACGCCGGTCTGGCCTGCCGAGGAAACGCCATAATGCGCCTCGCTGATTGTTTTCATTGCGACAACGAGAAGTAATATGCCGCCTGCTATCTTGAAATCACTTAGGGTGATTCCAAACAACCTTAGAATACCAGTCCCAGTAAAAGCAAAAAGAAGCAAAAGGAGGAGTGCGACCTTTGTAGCTCGTGCAAGGATAGCACGCCGTTCATCTGGAGTAGCATCTTGCGTAAGCGCAAGAAACAGCGGTATTAGCCCCAGTGGGTCTATTATAATGAACAACGCTATCGTTGCCTTTGCAAAAGGTATCAGAAAGCTCATGCTTCAATCCATTACACTTTACTCATGATGCCTAATTCTACCTCCAACACTATATATATCGCAATAGGACTAACATCCTTTGATTTTGAATAAGATGAAAGTCCACCCAAATCCTTAAAATTTCTGGGGGAAGATGGTAAGGACTCAATCTGGCCAATTGCAATTCTTTTCAATTCGACCCTTTGCCTGGTTACATCCTAGGCCTAAAACTCTGCCTTATCTGCCTTGCGCCCGATAAGTTCTCGAACTTTGGACTGATAGTTTTGAACTACAGAGACAAAAGCCGCATGACTCCACGTAAGCGGCATTACTGCAAGTGGCTGGCCTGTGAAAGGATGGATCTGCTCAGCAAGTAAGCCGGCCTCCGATGCGTGCCTCACTACCCATTGAAGCAAGTCAAGCGCAGGTTCAAGATCCCTCAGACTTCGTGCGACCGAAATGTACCATTCCGCCATCCAAAGCGTCGAGATGAACCAAGGATTGCCAGGAACATTCTTCACATCTGAGCTTACCTGGAAGTAATAGTCGTCCTCGTACCGTGCAAGCCCACCAATAGGCGTGCGAACCCACAGCCTGTCATAGATAGCTTCCATTGTGCTGACAACTTGAGGCGAGTCAGGCGGAAGGACACCGAAGAGGAAAATACCCGCCATGGAAACATCAAGTGTGGGGTCTGCAACTTTAGGTTGTGAGACTTGGCCAGAAACTTCAGCCTTCCCTGAGCCAGCTCCTGTCCTATTGCTCCCAAAGAATATGCTTCTAACAAATCTACCTAAGTTCGTGTTATAGAAATTATCAACAATAGCATTCCTTACCAATTCGCTTGCTTGGTGGTATTTATGAGCTCGATTTTTATCTATAAAATCAGCTAGTTTGGCTGCCGCTGAAAGAGCACCATAGACCGAACTACACGTCCAAAGGTGAATTCCCTTTCGCTGCTCCCATAGGTCGTAGCTTGGCTGAGGCAGTTTAGTAGAAGAATCAAGATTTTCAATCATATAGTCGGCAACTGGAACTACCAATTCTTCGTATACTGTAAGAGCATAATCTTTATCTTTGTAACGTTCACAGTGCTCTCCAACGGCCCAAATCACTAATGCAGTGCTGTCCTGCTGGCATGGAATTTCCGGTTCCCCATCGGCAACCCACGGGTGCCAAGTTGCCCCTAGCGTACCATCGGGACAGTATTTTTGGAGAAAGAAAGGCATATCTGGCCTCAGTAAGGCAGTACAGAACGAGAAAAAACGCCTTGCCGATTCTGGATGGCCAGCCTTGTCAAGTGCATTCGCCACCAATGCGCCGTCGCGGGGCCAAACGTAGCTATAGTGTGCCCTCGCGGTTTGCATTATGTCAGTGTCGTTTGCCGCCACTATGCCGCCGCATCGGTCAATCTGGGTCTGAAGGACAAGAAGACTCCTCTCATAGAGGTCAACAACTGCGGGTGGTAAATGAGCATCGAGGGAGGTGCCTTTTCTAAGGCAGTTGCTCCAATAATCGCTGAATTCATCCATCAGCGAATCCACCGGATTGCCAGCTACGATTGAGTTTAGCTCTTCAACCTCATCCAGCGAGTGACCAACAGCTAGCCAGTAGTCTACAACACAAGAACCATCGCCTGGCACACTCAACTTGAAGCTTATGGTAGAGTCTACAGAACCTTGTTCAATAGGATGCATGCTCAGGGATCCATCTTCCGCATCCCGCCATGTTCCCTCCGCTCCCCCAAACTCCTTGATCCCGGTCGCGTACTCAAATATTCCTGAGTCTCCTACGCGGCCATTGACCAAGATGTAGCAATCACGTTTGTAATGGACAATCGCCCCCGTGAAAGGGTGGAAGAAGACGGTGTCTCCTACATCGGTCTCATAAATGCGGAAATCATGGCTGAAAAACAGCCTAATTTCTCGCTCCTCGGGATGGAGATTCTCGACCGAAACCCGGCGCAGGAGCAAGTTTAGCTCCGGATGAACTGCATCGTTAAACCTGAGACCTATTCCTAATCGTCCGTTCGAAGCATGGACATCCGTAATTAGCGTCTTTGGCTTATATCCAATTCGAATTGACCAAGTATCCTCTAGCCATGAAAACTGGCCGCCAACCCATACTCCAATGCGGTTCTTATACCCACCGACATGGTTGTACAGGCCAACGTGAGGATAGTAGAGATCGCGAATATTCAGGTTCCGATCCAAGTTCACCAGAAGCGTGCCGTTCCCCAGCACCAGATCCCTGGGCATGCGTTAAATCTCC
This sequence is a window from Armatimonadota bacterium. Protein-coding genes within it:
- a CDS encoding ATP-binding protein, with product MPDAIRVIVGRNPTMPAISRNRSVLFRIPSDVRYVPMARKGIAAIAESMGFPNEAVKDIELSVSEAVTNAVSHGSPRQADNAVVIICEVTDDALTIDIRDEGHGFQPDSCLKNAESLQESGRGLTLIYSLMDYVQVAKTRKGSSVRMVKKKTSSLQNLATANTKCKQT
- a CDS encoding general stress protein B is translated as MAREKKGQMTVSEAGRRGGETTSEKYGHKFYEEIGKKGGKTTSQRYGSPFYEEIGAKGGQTTSEKYGHEFYEEIGHRGGQKVKELIERGKASGQ
- a CDS encoding KGG domain-containing protein; amino-acid sequence: MAKRDVGDITVSEAGRRGGRRTAQTHGHEFYEEIGKKGGRRGGETTAERYGHEFYEEIGRKGGQKVKKLIEEGKKALGE
- a CDS encoding KGG domain-containing protein; amino-acid sequence: MAKEKKGAMTVSEAGRKGGQTTSSRYGHEFYEEIGHKGGQKVKRLIEEGKKAAASK
- a CDS encoding RimK family alpha-L-glutamate ligase, with amino-acid sequence MRRIGIVTPDLERDWASRELLNAAMNVAEGLPIDPLSSLIEVDNSGSIRFDGEPAESFDAFILRYFSQQGEVDYQYDVFELIARSGRLIINSLESLSVAESKAQTTFFLKQAGLPVPRTIITQKIDEAMAAIEKFGTAVIKPLYGSHGIGVEKVVPETSMEILPTFLQQYRAVYVQEFIPNNGRDIRAFVVGEKVVAAMYRYASEGQWKTNVYQGGKCEPCYLTDDMREMCLAAARIVGLDYTGVDIIEGPNGPLILELNGAPSWFGLSDTTSCNIASEIIQYVLWKLDKSQPARVPMSFNMKCQP
- a CDS encoding MarC family protein, which encodes MSFLIPFAKATIALFIIIDPLGLIPLFLALTQDATPDERRAILARATKVALLLLLLFAFTGTGILRLFGITLSDFKIAGGILLLVVAMKTISEAHYGVSSAGQTGVVPLAVPLLVGPGAITTTIVLIGLYGLWITVAAVISSFAVTFLIFRYVSFLYRILGKTGSDVIAKIMGMLLAAIAVQFIRQGIQEVFHLY
- a CDS encoding glycoside hydrolase family 15 protein, with amino-acid sequence MPRDLVLGNGTLLVNLDRNLNIRDLYYPHVGLYNHVGGYKNRIGVWVGGQFSWLEDTWSIRIGYKPKTLITDVHASNGRLGIGLRFNDAVHPELNLLLRRVSVENLHPEEREIRLFFSHDFRIYETDVGDTVFFHPFTGAIVHYKRDCYILVNGRVGDSGIFEYATGIKEFGGAEGTWRDAEDGSLSMHPIEQGSVDSTISFKLSVPGDGSCVVDYWLAVGHSLDEVEELNSIVAGNPVDSLMDEFSDYWSNCLRKGTSLDAHLPPAVVDLYERSLLVLQTQIDRCGGIVAANDTDIMQTARAHYSYVWPRDGALVANALDKAGHPESARRFFSFCTALLRPDMPFFLQKYCPDGTLGATWHPWVADGEPEIPCQQDSTALVIWAVGEHCERYKDKDYALTVYEELVVPVADYMIENLDSSTKLPQPSYDLWEQRKGIHLWTCSSVYGALSAAAKLADFIDKNRAHKYHQASELVRNAIVDNFYNTNLGRFVRSIFFGSNRTGAGSGKAEVSGQVSQPKVADPTLDVSMAGIFLFGVLPPDSPQVVSTMEAIYDRLWVRTPIGGLARYEDDYYFQVSSDVKNVPGNPWFISTLWMAEWYISVARSLRDLEPALDLLQWVVRHASEAGLLAEQIHPFTGQPLAVMPLTWSHAAFVSVVQNYQSKVRELIGRKADKAEF